From the genome of Amycolatopsis sp. NBC_01488, one region includes:
- a CDS encoding NAD-dependent malic enzyme — translation MPVPGPGYSITVRVEAPASSTAAGDLTTAVGRVGGVLTAFDVVESHSDSIVVDISANALSENHANDITQTLDSLPGVKVRKVSDRTFLIHLGGKIEVTPKVALRNRDDLSRAYTPGVARVCQAIANNPEDARRLTIKRNTVAVVTDGSAVLGLGNIGPAAALPVMEGKAALFKKFADVDAWPVCLDTQDTEEIIKIVKAIAPVYAGINLEDIAAPRCFEIEKRLRDQLDIPVFHDDQHGTAIVVVAALRNALRVVKKNIEDCKIVVSGVGAAGSAIIRLLLRKNPGDIVAADIDGIVHSARGNLDDNLAWIASHTNSDQVSGTLHEALVGADVFIGVSAPNLFGAEQVATMKSDAVVFALANPDPEIDPLEAQKHAAVVATGRSDFPNQINNVLAFPGVFRGLLDAHAHNIDDEMLLAAADAIADVVDNGKLNASFIVPSVFDNAVAPAVAEAVRKAVRAEQR, via the coding sequence ATGCCGGTTCCCGGTCCCGGATACTCGATCACCGTCCGGGTGGAGGCCCCGGCCTCGTCCACCGCGGCCGGTGACCTCACCACCGCCGTCGGGCGGGTCGGCGGCGTCCTGACCGCGTTCGACGTCGTCGAGTCCCACTCCGACTCGATCGTGGTCGACATCAGCGCCAACGCGCTGTCGGAGAACCACGCGAACGACATCACCCAGACGCTCGACTCGCTGCCCGGCGTCAAGGTCCGCAAGGTCTCCGACCGGACGTTCCTGATCCACCTCGGCGGCAAGATCGAGGTCACCCCGAAGGTCGCGCTCCGCAACCGTGACGACCTCTCCCGCGCCTACACCCCGGGCGTCGCCCGCGTCTGCCAGGCCATCGCGAACAACCCCGAGGACGCGCGCCGGCTGACCATCAAGCGCAACACCGTCGCCGTCGTCACCGACGGGTCCGCGGTGCTCGGCCTGGGCAACATCGGCCCGGCCGCCGCGCTGCCGGTGATGGAGGGCAAGGCGGCGCTGTTCAAGAAGTTCGCCGACGTCGACGCCTGGCCGGTCTGCCTCGACACCCAGGACACCGAGGAGATCATCAAGATCGTCAAGGCGATCGCGCCGGTGTACGCCGGGATCAACCTCGAGGACATCGCCGCACCGCGCTGCTTCGAGATCGAGAAGCGGCTGCGCGACCAGCTCGACATCCCGGTGTTCCACGACGACCAGCACGGCACCGCGATCGTGGTCGTCGCCGCGCTGCGCAACGCCCTGCGCGTGGTCAAGAAGAACATCGAGGACTGCAAGATCGTGGTCAGCGGGGTCGGCGCGGCCGGCTCGGCGATCATCCGGCTGCTGCTGCGCAAGAACCCGGGTGACATCGTCGCGGCGGACATCGACGGCATCGTCCACTCCGCGCGCGGCAACCTCGACGACAACCTGGCCTGGATCGCGTCGCACACCAACTCCGACCAGGTCAGCGGCACCCTGCACGAGGCGCTCGTCGGCGCGGACGTCTTCATCGGCGTCTCGGCGCCCAACCTGTTCGGCGCCGAGCAGGTGGCGACGATGAAGTCCGACGCGGTGGTCTTCGCGCTGGCCAACCCGGACCCGGAGATCGACCCGCTGGAGGCGCAGAAGCACGCCGCCGTCGTGGCGACCGGCCGCAGCGACTTCCCGAACCAGATCAACAACGTGCTGGCCTTCCCGGGCGTCTTCCGCGGCCTGCTGGACGCGCACGCGCACAACATCGACGACGAGATGCTGCTCGCCGCGGCCGACGCGATCGCCGACGTCGTCGACAACGGCAAGCTCAACGCGTCGTTCATCGTCCCGAGCGTGTTCGACAACGCCGTGGCGCCCGCGGTCGCCGAGGCCGTGCGGAAGGCCGTGCGCGCCGAGCAGCGCTAG
- a CDS encoding helicase-associated domain-containing protein, translating to MPATSLADWLRAESDAALEELLRTRRDLSTPPPSDSTVLATRAGTPGSVARACEDLDTVTLAVLEACLLAGADRDPVPVPEIADLVGTDVAEPLARLRARALAWGPDDALRVPPAVREALGPFPAGLGASSPSLAGEDLEPRLAELSDDERSVLTALAAGPPIGRTRDAGLDLTLEKAGTPVQKLLARGLLLRRDDQTVELPRELGVAVRGGVFAPGTLTEPELPLHRHQTSTLDEAAAGEAMEFLRHTESLLRSWSAAPPPVLKSGGLGVRELKKLAKDLEIDETQAVLLAELAVGAGLVADSEATTPEWVPTTLTDSWLASPTAQRWMTLAQAWLELPRLPGLAGGRDAKDKPIAPLSEELRRPLAPVARRRVLAALADLPRGAGVKSVDELVAVLAWRAPRRGGRLRDETVRWTMAEASALGIVGLGGLTTATRALLAEDRPGAVEAILDALPAPVDHVLLQADLTVVAPGPLEPELAAEISAAADVESAGHATVYRITEASVRRALDTGRTAGELHALFKAKSATPVPQSLSYLVDDVARRHGRLRGGVAASFLRCDDEALLAEVLANPVAAELDLRLIAPTVVVSPDPLHEVLAGLRAAGFAPAAEGPDGRVVDIRPGGRRLPAKARAARRSPGEQAVLTADQAARIVSNLRAGDAATARRRGSAVRAPVGGGADTSATLELLSRATLERREVWIGFVDSRGTASQRVIRPVRVGGGVLEGDNNERYSLHRITSAALVED from the coding sequence ATGCCCGCGACCTCCTTGGCGGACTGGCTGCGTGCGGAGTCCGACGCCGCCCTCGAAGAGCTGCTCCGCACGCGGCGCGACCTGTCCACGCCGCCGCCCTCCGACAGCACCGTGCTGGCCACCCGCGCCGGTACGCCGGGCTCGGTCGCGCGCGCCTGCGAAGACCTCGACACGGTCACCCTGGCCGTGCTCGAGGCGTGCCTGCTGGCCGGCGCCGACCGCGACCCGGTGCCGGTTCCCGAGATCGCGGACCTCGTCGGTACCGACGTCGCCGAACCGCTGGCCCGGCTGCGCGCGCGGGCGCTGGCTTGGGGTCCGGACGACGCGCTGCGCGTGCCGCCCGCGGTGCGGGAGGCGCTCGGGCCGTTCCCGGCCGGACTCGGCGCGTCTTCGCCGTCGCTCGCCGGTGAAGACCTCGAGCCTCGGCTCGCGGAACTGTCCGACGACGAACGCAGCGTGCTGACCGCCCTCGCCGCGGGGCCGCCGATCGGCCGCACCCGCGACGCCGGGCTCGACCTCACGCTCGAGAAGGCCGGGACGCCGGTCCAGAAGCTGCTCGCCCGCGGCCTGCTGCTGCGGCGCGACGACCAGACCGTCGAGCTGCCGCGCGAGCTCGGCGTCGCGGTGCGCGGCGGGGTCTTCGCGCCGGGCACGCTCACCGAGCCGGAGCTGCCGCTGCACCGGCACCAGACGTCCACTTTGGACGAGGCGGCGGCCGGTGAGGCGATGGAGTTCCTGCGCCACACCGAATCCCTGCTGCGCTCGTGGTCCGCGGCGCCGCCGCCGGTGCTCAAGTCGGGCGGCCTCGGCGTGCGCGAGCTGAAGAAGCTGGCCAAGGACCTCGAGATCGACGAGACGCAGGCGGTGCTGCTGGCCGAGCTGGCCGTCGGCGCCGGGCTGGTCGCGGACAGCGAGGCGACCACCCCCGAGTGGGTGCCGACGACGCTGACCGACTCGTGGCTCGCGTCGCCGACCGCGCAGCGCTGGATGACGCTGGCCCAGGCGTGGCTGGAGCTGCCGCGGCTGCCGGGGCTGGCCGGCGGGCGCGACGCCAAGGACAAGCCCATCGCGCCGCTGTCGGAGGAGCTGCGCCGCCCGCTGGCGCCGGTCGCGCGGCGGCGGGTCCTGGCCGCGCTGGCCGACCTGCCCCGGGGCGCCGGGGTGAAGAGCGTCGACGAGCTGGTCGCGGTGCTGGCCTGGCGGGCCCCGCGGCGCGGCGGCCGGCTGCGGGACGAGACCGTCCGCTGGACGATGGCCGAGGCGTCGGCACTGGGCATCGTCGGGCTCGGCGGCCTCACGACGGCGACCAGGGCGCTGCTCGCCGAAGACCGGCCGGGCGCGGTCGAGGCGATCCTGGACGCGCTGCCCGCGCCGGTGGACCACGTGCTGCTGCAGGCCGACCTGACGGTCGTCGCGCCGGGGCCACTGGAGCCGGAGCTGGCGGCAGAAATCTCAGCCGCCGCGGACGTCGAGTCGGCGGGCCACGCGACGGTCTACCGGATCACCGAGGCGTCCGTCCGGCGGGCGCTGGACACCGGGCGCACGGCCGGCGAGCTGCACGCGCTGTTCAAGGCCAAGTCCGCGACGCCGGTGCCGCAGTCGCTGAGCTACCTGGTCGACGACGTCGCCCGGCGGCACGGCCGGCTGCGCGGCGGCGTCGCGGCGTCGTTCCTGCGCTGCGACGACGAGGCGCTGCTGGCCGAAGTGCTGGCCAACCCGGTCGCGGCGGAACTCGACCTGCGGCTGATCGCGCCGACGGTCGTGGTCAGCCCCGACCCGCTGCACGAGGTCCTCGCGGGCCTGCGCGCGGCGGGGTTCGCCCCGGCGGCGGAGGGCCCGGACGGCCGCGTCGTCGACATCCGGCCGGGTGGACGCCGGTTGCCGGCGAAGGCCAGGGCGGCCCGGCGCAGCCCGGGCGAGCAGGCGGTGCTGACGGCCGACCAGGCGGCCCGGATCGTCTCCAACCTGCGGGCCGGGGACGCGGCGACCGCTCGGCGTCGTGGGTCGGCGGTGCGGGCGCCGGTCGGCGGCGGCGCGGACACCTCGGCGACGCTGGAGCTGCTGTCCCGGGCGACGCTGGAACGGCGGGAGGTCTGGATCGGGTTCGTCGACTCCCGCGGCACGGCCAGCCAGCGCGTGATCCGCCCGGTCCGCGTCGGCGGCGGCGTCCTCGAAGGCGACAACAACGAGCGGTACTCCCTGCACCGGATCACCTCGGCCGCCCTCGTCGAGGACTGA